DNA from Candidatus Neomarinimicrobiota bacterium:
CGCTCCGACTTGACTCTCGTTTTTTGGCTTAGATTACTTCGTGCCGCCGCGCCACTTTAACAAACTCCGCCCCAGCCCTCTCTAAATGCTCCTGCGTATGCGCCGCGCTGATCTGCACCCGGATTCTTGCCTCACCCTTCGGTACCACGGGATAAGAAAAGCCGATGACGTAGATTCCCTCCTCCAGCAGATCGGCGGCCATCTCCTTCGCCAGTTTGGCGTCTCTCAGCATGATGGGGACGATGGGATGTACGCCGGGTTTGATGTCAAATCCGGCCGCTGTCAGCTGTTCCCGAAAGTAGAGCGTATTTTGTTCCAGCCGGTCCCGCAGTTCGGTGGTTTCCGACAGCGTGTCGAGACATGCAATAGTAGCGCAGACAATGGCAGGGGCCAGCGTGTTGCTGAAAAGGTAGGGTCGTGATCTCTGCCTCAGGATATCGATTATCTCCTGCCGCCCCGATGTGAATCCTCCGCTGGCGCCGCCCAGCGCTTTGCCCATGGTCGACGTGATGATGTCCACCCGCCCTATGACGCCGCAGTGATCAATCGATCCCCTGCCCGTTGGACCGAAGAAGCCAGTGGCGTGGGAGTCGTCCACCATCACCAACGCGTCGTGTCTCTCCGCCAGTTGGCAGATTTCATCCAGTCTGGCCACAGCGCCGTCCATGGAGAAGACGCCGTCGGTGGCGATGAGTCTGGTGCGATGGGACTGCGTCTTCTGAAGAATATTCTCCAGCTCACCCGTATCACCGTTGGGGTAGCGGAACCGCTCTGCCTTGCACAGCCGGATGCCGTCAATGATAGAGGCGTGATTCAACTGATCGGAGATGACCGCATCTTCCGGGCCGAGGAGTGTTTCGAACAGACCGCCATTGGCGTCGAAACAGGAGGTGTAGAGAATGGTATCGTCTGTCTGAAGGAATTGAGATATCTTTTGCTCCAGCTGCTTGTGGATCGTCTGTGTGCCGCAGATGAAGCGGACG
Protein-coding regions in this window:
- the kbl gene encoding glycine C-acetyltransferase, with product MDSIRPRLADELKSIRDAGLFKDERIIESQQQAEIQVKGNSVVNFCANNYLGLANHPVLIEAAREGVTRWGFGLSSVRFICGTQTIHKQLEQKISQFLQTDDTILYTSCFDANGGLFETLLGPEDAVISDQLNHASIIDGIRLCKAERFRYPNGDTGELENILQKTQSHRTRLIATDGVFSMDGAVARLDEICQLAERHDALVMVDDSHATGFFGPTGRGSIDHCGVIGRVDIITSTMGKALGGASGGFTSGRQEIIDILRQRSRPYLFSNTLAPAIVCATIACLDTLSETTELRDRLEQNTLYFREQLTAAGFDIKPGVHPIVPIMLRDAKLAKEMAADLLEEGIYVIGFSYPVVPKGEARIRVQISAAHTQEHLERAGAEFVKVARRHEVI